Proteins from a single region of Ziziphus jujuba cultivar Dongzao chromosome 1, ASM3175591v1:
- the LOC125420505 gene encoding probable LRR receptor-like serine/threonine-protein kinase At1g53440: MDLNPLSLRYYAFCLDNGNYYVKLHFTDIIFADNLSYSRLGRRIFDIYVQGKDRKEDFNIKEEANGTGEPHEEFFNDVSVTDHNLEISLYWGWMNEIGMISGLQHPHLVQKQISAFDGINYRFRNKQPEIGLANKAQDMNGMAEGLPLLHDESVLKIVHRDIKDTNILLDRYFNAKISDSELLNFMKRKTPILAPELLEQYAYSFGIVILEIVGGKSNQNCRLKNECICLLDYCENKASVLRRRK; the protein is encoded by the exons ATGGATCTTAATCCCTTGTCTCTCAGATACTATGCTTTTTGTCTTGACAATGGGAATTACTATGTCAAACTCCATTTCACCGATATCATATTTGCTGACAATTTATCATATAGTAGACTTGGAAGACGCATATTTGATATTTACGTTCAGG GGAAAGATAGAAAGGAGGATTTCAATATAAAAGAGGAAGCCAATGGAACTGGTGAACCCCATGAAGAATTCTTTAATGATGTTAGTGTTACCGACCATAACTTGGAGATCAGCTTGTATTGG GGTTGGATGAATGAGATAGGCATGATATCTGGTTTGCAGCATCCACATCTG GTTCAGAAACAAATAAGTGCATTTGATGGGATCAACTACAGGTTCAGAAACAAACAGCCTGAAATTGGATTGGCGAACAAGGCACAAGATATGAATGGAATGGCAGAAGGTCTACCCTTACTTCATGACGAGTCAGTTCTTAAGATTGTTCACAGAGACATCAAGGATACCAACATCCTGCTTGATAGATATTTCAATGCTAAGATATCAGATTCTGAATTACTAAACTTCATGAAGAGGAAAACACCCATATTAGCACCTGAATTGCTGGAACAAT ATGCTTACAGCTTTGGGATAGTTATTTTGGAAATAGTCGGTGGGAAGAGCAATCAAAACTGCAGGCTGAAAAATGAATGCATTTGCCTTCTTGACTATTGTGAGAACAAG GCTTCTGTTTTACGAAGGAGAAAATAA
- the LOC107412051 gene encoding uncharacterized protein LOC107412051 — MHPQPQADRLYCYCCCDGVLFINYWSNSPAYGLPYNLALWNPATGDVKDVPIYEHLVYSDDSDDGEENSLSLDGYGCGFDSKNNEYRPFFVLSDKYLYKMEIEIYSYKKKIWKIIKSSAIISHWASFTCSDMVYANGFCHWPGFNRLVGHNGRDVIVSFDVTDE; from the exons ATGCACCCTCAACCTCAAGCTGACCGCCTTTACTGCTACTGTTGTTGTGACGGTGTCCTCTTTATTAACTATTGGAGTAATAGTCCGGCCTATGGTTTGCCCTATAATTTGGCCTTGTGGAACCCTGCAACTGGAGATGTCAAGGATGTCCCAATTTATGAACATCTTGTTTATAGTGATGATAGTGATGATGGGGAGGAAAATTCTTTATCCCTGGATGGTTATGGATGTGGGTTTGACTCCAAAAATAATGAGTACAGGCCCTTCTTTGTTCTCAGCGACAAGTATTTGTATAAAATGGAGATTGAGATCTACAgctacaaaaagaaaatttggaaaatcatAAAATCTTCTGCGATTATTTCACATTGGGCTTCTTTTACTTGCAGTGACATGGTATACGCCAATGGATTTTGTCACTGGCCAGGGTTTAACCGCCTTGTTGGCCATAATGGCAGGGATGTGATTGTTTCGTTTGACGTCACTGATGAG TGA
- the LOC125421137 gene encoding putative F-box protein At3g22650, protein MTMNHEFGESLSSESSSSRSESFVNVYDLTEDLAVEILMRLPVVDVIKMKRVCKSLYSLINSSDFIAKYSLLDGDRDPHMFISIPFKGTRVVSVSYEDEDDDDATVNRVFHIRPTPTRPQPQAHRLFCYCCCDGVLLVSFVGFKNNRGQFALWNPATGDIKDVPTYDHDKNLSDSDDGGEEDDLYVTNYGCGFDSKNNEYSPFIVLSDKYYSFKTEIEIYSYRKKIWKIILYSGIISHGVDMVYADGFCHWPGFSRLVVPNGRDVIVSFDVTNEG, encoded by the exons ATGACGATGAATCATGAGTTTGGGGAATCATTATCATCTGaatcttcatcatcaagaagTGAATCTTTTGTTAATGTATATGATCTGACAGAAGACTTGGCGGTAGAAATTCTGATGAGGTTGCCGGTGGTGGATGTGATAAAAATGAAGAGGGTGTGCAAGTCATTGTATTCCTTAATCAACAGCTCCGACTTCATCGCCAAATACTCCCTCCTCGACGGTGACAGGGATCCTCATATGTTCATATCCATCCCATTTAAAGGAACTCGCGTAGTTTCCGTGTCTTacgaagatgaagatgatgatgatgcaacAGTCAACAGAGTTTTCCACATCAGACCCACACCCACACGGCCTCAACCTCAAGCCCACCGCCTTTTCTGCTACTGTTGCTGTGACGGTGTCCTTCTTGTTTCGTTTGTCGGCTTTAAAAATAATCGTGGGCAGTTCGCTTTGTGGAACCCTGCAACTGGAGATATCAAGGATGTTCCAACTTATGATCATGATAAGAATTTAAGTGATAGTGATGATGGTGGGGAGGAAGATGATTTATATGTGACTAATTATGGATGTGGGTTTGATTCCAAAAATAATGAGTACAGTCCCTTCATCGTTCTCAGCGACAAGTACTATTCGTTTAAAACCGAGATTGAGATCTACAGCTACAGgaagaaaatttggaaaatcatTCTATATTCTGGGATTATTTCACATGGAGTTGACATGGTATACGCCGATGGATTTTGTCACTGGCCAGGATTCAGCCGCCTTGTTGTCCCTAATGGCAGGGATGTAATTGTCTCGTTTGACGTCACAAATGAG GGATGA
- the LOC125419789 gene encoding LOW QUALITY PROTEIN: ribonuclease S-F11 (The sequence of the model RefSeq protein was modified relative to this genomic sequence to represent the inferred CDS: substituted 2 bases at 2 genomic stop codons) has protein sequence MGIIVILIILVASSSSCQAMFTDQVGAKQKIDKFVVLFTPNYCSTGTQTCRSNLPDYFTIHGIWPNELSPPIPRTFDLTLLKDQPLEDLRTHWPGLKNSNDANEEFWKYEXEKHGRYFSGTQVEYFQKGINLLRTEEIQKALSELLINGKKYVTVDILKRLKEITKSNPAFSCKDLKEGTTKLLVEVTFCLDPDLTTHKDCPEKQSCXTEFYVDTSTPSPSPSTRYVITEKAVASFFFIW, from the exons ATGGGAATCATTGTGATTCTCATCATTTTGGTAGCCTCCTCCTCTTCATGCCAAGCGATGTTCACTGATCAAGTAGGAGCAAAACAGAAAATTGATAAGTTTGTGGTACTGTTCACACCAAATTACTGCTCCACAGGTACACAGACCTGTCGTTCTAACCTGCCTGACTATTTTACAATCCACGGCATCTGGCCGAATGAATTGTCCCCACCAATACCAAGAACTTTCGATTTAACTCTT ttAAAAGACCAACCCTTGGAAGACCTCCGAACACATTGGCCAGGTTTAAAGAACAGCAATGACGCAAATGAGGAATTCTGGAAGTACGAGTGAGAAAAACATGGACGTTATTTCTCTGGTACTCAAGTTGAGTATTTTCAGAAAGGAATCAATCTATTACGTACTGAAGAGATACAGAAAGCTCTGAGTGAACTCTTGATTAATGGAAAAAAGTACGTGACTGTCGATATTCTTAAACGGCTCAAAGAGATAACGAAATCTAACCCTGCATTCTCTTGCAAGGATTTAAAGGAAGGAACTACAAAGTTACTGGTCGAGGTAACATTTTGTCTCGATCCCGATT taaCCACTCACAAGGATTGCCCGGAAAAACAGAGTTGTTGAACAGAGTTTTATGTAGACACTTCTACACCCTCTCCTTCTCCTTCTACTCGTTATGTAATAACAGAGAAAGCCGTTGcttccttcttcttcatttGGTAA